Proteins encoded together in one Camelina sativa cultivar DH55 chromosome 9, Cs, whole genome shotgun sequence window:
- the LOC104716010 gene encoding cytosolic sulfotransferase 18-like yields MESYTTVPSHHEVEREPTEFEKNQKRYQDLIATFPHTKGWKANAPMIEYGGYWFAQPHLEGCLYGQEFFQARSIDFLICSSIKTGTTWLKALTFAIVTRSRFEDSSNPLLKRNPHELVPYIESEFAFFPQVDVIKDKGNTLFSTHIPHGLLPKSVAKSGCKMVYIWRDPKDTFISMWTFFQKQRLDFGPLTTLEESFDMFCQGVSMYGPYLDHVLGYWKAYQENPDHVLFLKYETMRADPLPYVKRLAQFMGYEFTEEEEKKGVVEKVVNMSSFETLKNLQVNEGEKIREDIPRVHFPNSAFFRKGKVGDWQNYLTQDMAARIDALMHEKFKGSGLLEHDK; encoded by the coding sequence ATGGAATCATACACTACCGTACCGAGCCACCACGAGGTCGAGAGAGAGCCAACAGAGTTCGAGAAGAATCAGAAACGGTACCAAGACCTAATTGCCACCTTTCCTCACACGAAAGGTTGGAAAGCAAATGCTCCGATGATCGAGTATGGTGGTTACTGGTTCGCACAGCCTCATCTAGAAGGTTGCCTTTACGGGCAAGAGTTCTTCCAAGCGCGATCCATTGACTTCCTCATTTGTAGCTCCATCAAGACAGGTACCACTTGGCTCAAGGCTCTAACTTTCGCCATCGTCACTCGATCTCGCTTCGAGGATTCTTCTAACCCTCTCCTAAAACGTAACCCTCATGAGCTTGTTCCTTACATTGAGAGCGAATTTGCTTTCTTCCCTCAAGTTGATGTTATCAAAGACAAAGGAAACACTCTGTTTTCGACTCATATCCCGCACGGGTTACTACCAAAATCTGTAGCCAAATCGGGTTGTAAGATGGTTTACATATGGAGAGACCCAAAGGACACTTTCATCTCCATGTGGACTTTCTTCCAAAAGCAGAGGTTAGACTTTGGCCCTCTCACTACTCTTGAGGAGTCTTTTGATATGTTCTGTCAAGGTGTTTCTATGTATGGTCCTTATCTAGACCATGTTTTGGGGTATTGGAAAGCTTACCAAGAGAATCCAGACCATGTTTTGTTCCTCAAGTACGAGACAATGAGAGCTGATCCATTGCCGTATGTAAAGAGATTGGCTCAGTTTATGGGGTATGAATTcacagaagaggaagagaagaagggtGTTGTTGAGAAAGTTGTGAATATGTCCAGTTTCGAGACGTTGAAGAATCTTCAAGTGAACGAAGGGGAGAAAATCAGAGAGGACATTCCTCGTGTTCATTTCCCGAACAGCGCGTTTTTCAGGAAGGGGAAGGTCGGAGATTGGCAGAACTACCTGACTCAGGATATGGCAGCAAGAATCGATGCACTGATGCATGAGAAATTTAAGGGCTCTGGTTTGCTTGAACATGATAAATGA
- the LOC104714419 gene encoding agamous-like MADS-box protein AGL97, producing the protein MQTISVCVCNCVSFLRIANMGGTKRKIDIENIERKDRKTVAFTKRKEGLFRKASKLCLLSPATRIAILATPLTANSHASFYSLGHPSVDHVVSTLLNGQPPANQLENNSSSGLGFWWEDRGFDVSENVDELKEAVDAVSSMLNYARLRLDDAVKSNQRGMNLVIHQEKGKEILRLGNEDTNQIHKFEQGETSASASLLKNEEDTLHIDDYFTDFHIDPF; encoded by the coding sequence ATGCAAACAATCTCTGTCTGTGTGtgtaattgtgtttcttttcttaGAATAGCAAATATGGGAGGCACAAAACGTAAGATCGATATTGAGAACATCGAAAGGAAAGATAGGAAAACGGTTGCTTTCACAAAACGCAAAGAAGGTCTCTTCCGTAAAGCTTCAAAGCTCTGTCTTCTCTCTCCAGCCACTCGAATCGCAATCTTAGCGACTCCTCTTACTGCCAACTCTCACGCTTCATTCTACTCGTTAGGCCATCCCTCTGTTGATCACGTTGTCTCTACGCTGCTCAACGGCCAGCCTCCGGCAAACCAATTAGAGAACAACAGTTCATcagggttagggttttggtgggaaGACAGAGGTTTTGACGTATCAGAGAACGTGGACGAGTTGAAAGAGGCGGTCGATGCTGTTTCTAGTATGTTGAATTATGCGAGGCTCCGGTTAGATGATGCCGTGAAGAGCAATCAAAGAGGTATGAATTTAGTGATTCATCAAGAGAAGGGGAAGGAGATTCTTCGGCTTGGCAACGAAGACACAAATCAGATTCACAAATTCGAACAAGGTGAAACTTCTGCTTCTGCGAGTTTGTTAAAGAACGAGGAGGATACTCTACACATCGATGATTATTTTACTGATTTCCACATTGATCCATTCTGA
- the LOC104714420 gene encoding LOW QUALITY PROTEIN: ATP-dependent DNA helicase Q-like 4B (The sequence of the model RefSeq protein was modified relative to this genomic sequence to represent the inferred CDS: deleted 1 base in 1 codon), whose protein sequence is MVVTRGDKFAGSSLACKSMIGANKMSGSHHLPQVKTNWSKHAKAFECIPSLNKFMSSNFLYSIECQKPGRDRDIAATRSIENICPLTVQTLARPQIEKAWCTLINLSISKTYLRPGITPAIDDGSTDLSSSTKGSIIKVTSTADGSFYAHNHPEHSQRRVRGTAKSFDSFSSSSVGDDKITIGKALQVKDEIRDSVTGYKYTSGMEMPTIKNSTHPASLDEIDYDDIIEIIDVDQIVMEHYHSTCTAQPSVSSFTPIAPSVDIFASRREEKCLPPELCSNCSHGIKLGLCPEASTHVEQMKDTLLAISNEILDNTTGLGPDHFEQLRQKRLLLKKQIQQLEILIQNKERQISQCSVLTATQTLQYETSQTTNHQMVYAQTDSRAHVKEDYLFSEDRKGISSCPVEREQIPEIIDVTYTESSNEKKWSSRDFSWTKNLEVYNKIVFGNHSFRPNQREIINATMSGCDVFVLMPTGGGKSLTYQLPALICAGITLVISPLVSLIQDQIMNLLQTNIPAASLSAGMEWAEQLEILQELSSENSKYKLLYVTPEKVAKSDSLLRHLESLNSRSLLARFVIDEAHCVSQWGHDFRPDYQALGVLKQKFPNIPVLALTATATASVKEDVVQALGLVNCVVFRQSFNRPNLWYSVVPKTNKCLEDIDRFIKENHFDECGIIYCLSRMDCEKVTETLRAFGHKAAFYHSNMDPGKRAFVQKKWSKDEINIICATVAFGMGINKPDVRFVIHHSLPKSIEGYHQECGRAGRDGQRSSCVLYYSYTDYIRVKSMISQGGLGQGHMTTGYNRKASSGRMLESNTENLLRMVSYCENEVDCRRFLQLVHLGEKFDSTNCKNTCDNCSSSKNLIEKDVTLIARQLVELVKLTGERFSSAHIVELYRGSLNQMVKKHRHDTLHLHGAGKHLAKSEASRILHYLVTEDILAEGVRKSDLYGSVSSLLKVNRSKAASLLSGGQTITMRFPSTVKVLKPSKSAANPAKVILKQTTLPMANAAPKDSNLSDNLLTALKKLRTDIVKESSDGVMAPYHIFGNATLQQISKRLPKTKEELLDINGLGKAKVSKYGDRLLETIQSTINDHNRTGPGSGKRRRDENICPNVADDDDPDWSASKSHKKALKNKK, encoded by the exons GTCAATTGAAAACATCTGTCCTCTAACTGTGCAAACTTTGGCACGGCCACAAATTGAAAAG GCTTGGTGTACTCTTATAAATCTCTCAATAAGTAAGACCTACCTGAGACCTGGCATTACTCCTGCAATTGATGATGGCAGCACTGATTTG TCATCTTCGACGAAAGGATCCATTATTAAAGTTACATCCACTGCTGATGGGTCTTTCTACGCACACAATCATCCAGAGCATAGTCAACGGCGTGTAAGAGGCACTGCAAAATCGTTTGACagtttctcctcctcttccgtAGGTGATGATAAAATAACTATTGGCAAGGCTCTACAGGTAAAGGATGAGATTAGAGATTCAGTAACCGGTTATAAATATACCAGTGGTATGGAGATGCCAACAATCAAAAATTCCACACACCCAGCTAGTCTTGATGAGATTGATTATGATGACATAATTGAG ATTATTGACGTAGACCAAATTGTGATGGAACACTACCATTCAACGTGTACCGCCCAACCATCAGTATCTAGTTTTACACCAATAGCTCCATCTGTGGATATATTTGCTtccagaagagaagagaaatgcTTGCCTCCTGAATTATGTTCCAACTGTAGTCATGGAATAAAG CTAGGGCTTTGTCCTGAAGCTTCCACCCATGTGGAACAAATGAAGGACACGCTGCTTGCAATATCTAATGAAATCCTGGACAATACTACTGGCCTGGGCCCTGATCATTTTGAACAGCTTCGTCAAAAGAG GTTACTGTTGAAAAAGCAAATTCAGCAACTCGAAATCCTCATCCAGAATAAAGAAAGGCAAATATCGCAGTGTTCGGTGTTGACAGCTACTCAGACTCTGCAGTATGAAACATCtcaaacaacaaatcatcaGATGGTTTATGCGCAGACAGATTCTCGAGCTCACGTAAAAGAAGACTATTTATTTTCTGAAGATAGGAAGGGTATTTCATCCTGTCCTGTAGAGAGGGAACAAATTCCCGAGATTATAGATGTCACTTATACCGAGAGTTCAAATGAAAAAAAGTGGAGCAGTCGTGATTTTTCTTGGACGAAAAATCTTGAG GTCTATAACAAAATAGTGTTTGGAAACCACTCATTTCGACCCAACCAAAGAGAGATTATTAATGCTACAATGAGTGGttgtgatgtttttgttttaatgccAACTGGAGGGGGGAAAAGCTTGACATACCAG CTCCCTGCTCTGATCTGCGCAGGAATAACGTTAGTAATATCTCCACTTGTTTCACTCATTCAAGACCAGATAATGAACTTATTGCAG ACCAATATACCTGCTGCTTCCTTAAGTGCTGGAATGGAGTGGGCTGAACAACTAGAGATCCTTCAGGAGCTGAGCTCTGAGAATTCTAAATACAAGTTACTGTATGTCACACCCGAAAAAGTGGCAAA AAGCGATTCCCTTTTAAGGCACCTTGAAAGCTTAAACTCCCGTAGTTTGCTTGCTCGATTTGTTATTGATGAAGCTCATTGCGTGAGTCAGTGGGGGCATGACTTTCGACCAGACTACCAG GCTCTTGGTGTTCTGAAACAGAAGTTTCCTAATATTCCCGTCTTAGCTTTGACAGCTACTGCAACAGCCAGCGTAAAAGAAGATGTTGTGCAAGCTCTTGGTCTGGTTAACTGTGTTGTGTTCCGGCAAAGTTTTAATCGCCCAAATCTATG GTATTCTGTTGTGCCCAAGACAAATAAGTGTCTGGAAGATATTGACAGGTTTATCAAGGAAAACCATTTTGATGAATGTGGCATCATTTATTGTCTTTCAAGAATGGACTGTGAAAAAGTCACAGAAACATTGCGG GCGTTTGGCCATAAAGCGGCTTTCTACCATAGCAATATGGATCCTGGTAAACGTGCCTTTGTACAGAAAAAATGGAGCAAGGATGAAATCAATATAATATGTGCTACAGTGGCATTTGGAATGG GAATAAATAAGCCCGATGTTCGATTTGTCATTCATCACTCTCTACCAAAGTCCATAGAAGGCTATCATCAG GAATGTGGTCGTGCTGGTAGAGACGGCCAGAGGTCATCATGTGTTTTGTATTACAGTTATACTGATTAT ATTCGAGTGAAGTCTATGATTAGCCAAGGAGGACTTGGCCAAGGCCATATGACAACGGGATATAATCGTAAAGCAAGTTCAGGGAGGATGCTCGAATCGAACACTGAAAACCTTCTCCGCATG GTTAGTTACTGTGAAAATGAGGTGGATTGCCGACGTTTCTTACAGCTAGTTCATTTGGGAGAAAAATTTGATTCGACAAACTGCAAAAACACATGTGATAATTGTTCCAGCAGCAAAAATTTGATTGAAAAAGATGTAACTTTGATTGCAAGGCAACTG GTTGAACTGGTGAAGTTAACAGGAGAAAGGTTTTCGTCAGCTCATATTGTAGAACTCTACAGGGGATCCTTGAACCAGATG GTCAAGAAACACAGACATGATACTTTGCACCTGCACGGAGCAGGAAAGCATTTGGCAAAAAGTGAAGCCTCTCGTATCTTGCACTATCTTGTGACAGAGGATATTCTTGCAGAGGGTGTAAGAAAAAGTGATCTGTATGGATCTGTATCGTCGTTGCTGAAG gtGAATAGATCAAAGGCTGCCTCACTTCTTTCTGGAGGCCAGACTATAACAATGAG ATTTCCTTCGACCGTGAAAGTGTTAAAGCCGAGCAAATCTGCAGCAAACCCAGCCAAAGTTATATTAAAGCAAACTACTCTTCCAATGGCAAATGCTGCCCCAAAAGATTCG AATCTCTCCGACAATTTGTTGACAGCCTTAAAAAAGCTTCGTACTGATATTGTCAAAGAATCCTCAGATGGAGTCATGGCGCCGTACCATATATTTGG CAATGCAACGCTTCAGCAGATAAGTAAACGTCTTCCTAAAACTAAAGAGGAACTCCTCGATATCAATGGTCTAGGAAA AGCCAAGGTGAGCAAGTACGGAGATCGGTTATTGGAAACCATACAATCAACCATCAATGACCATAATAGAACAGGTCCTGGTTCcgggaagaggagaagagacgAGAACATTTGTCCGAATGTAGCAGACGATGATGATCCCGATTGGAGTGCGAGTAAGTCCCACAAAAAGgcattgaaaaacaaaaagtaa